In the genome of Paraburkholderia azotifigens, the window GCTGGATCCCATCCGAGAAACGGAAACAGGCCGGGCACGGTGTTCGCATTGATGCCGTGCAGTTGCGCATAGTTCGCGACGTCGTTCGGACTCAACGGCTCGTGATAGTCGAAATCCGGATTGTCAGCTACCGTCACGGCCTCGCCCTTGAATGAACGCGGCGTGACCTTGCCTTGTAGCCGCGTGTACATGGCCGGGTTGTGCTGCACATTGGGCGGCGAGAGCGGCGCTCTCGGGGCGGGCGGGAGCAAGGCCGTGCAGCGCGCCACGAGGTATTCGCCGAGCGCCGTGCCGAGCACGTGGCCCGCGATACTGTCGACGGGGAAATGCACGCCCGCGACCGTGCGGTTGACGGCCACGCGATACGCCTGCCGCATCGCCTGCTGATAGAAGACCGTGCCGAATTGCTGATTGAACAGCGCGCACAGCACGACGGCGACGATGAACGCCTGCGTCGAATGCCCGCTCGGCATCGAGCCGTGTCCCGGCGTCTGGATCATCGGCTGCACCTGCGACGAATATTCGATCGCGCGCGGCGCGGCGATCGCGTGCTTGAAGCGGATCTCCGTGAAGATCGCGAAGCGCACGGCCATATCGAGCAGTTCGATGGTGCGCGGCGTGCGGCTCGGATGCAGATAGATCAGCATGCCCCAGAACGCGTGCTGCGGTCCCATCTGGCAGAGTATCTCGGCCATGCGGTCGTCACGCAGGTCCGAATAGAAGTCGAGCCATTCCGCCTGCGCCTGGAAGACGAGCTCGGACGGCCGGCTCAGGTTGACGATCTTCAGGCCGTTCCCGCCTCCCGATGGCCGATGCCACAGTTGCGCACGCTGAACGTTCGCCGCGGCGTCGGTCTCTATCGAGAAGCGCACGTTGGACAGCAGTTCGAAATCGATCGCTGTCGCGCGGACCCACGGCTCCCAGCGCCATAACTGCCGATAGTCGTCGAGCGGCAGGAAACGCTGAAGATCGTAGTTCAGCGTGGCGTTCTGAGGCGTGCGCCAGCTGCCGACAATGCCGTCGCGATGACCGATCATCGCTTCAGCAAACAGCGGCCCGTCGCACGGTACGCCGCCTCCGCCCTGATCGTAGACACCGCCCGCCCCGCCAGCGCCGCCCGCTCCACCCGCCCCGCCTGCGCCTCCTGCACCACCTGCGCCACCTGCTCCGCCTGCGCCTCCTGCACCGCCCAGTCCGCTCACGATAGGCCTCCTCTCTCAGGGATCCCGCACCGCATCGACGCCTTCTTCTAGGCCGGCAAGCCTGCCTGCCGTAACGCTTCCGACCAGATTTTCCCGGTCTCGTACGCGCCGCTCGGCGAACGGTCGAGATAGCTCTTGACCGTGAGCGTCGGGTCGAGCACGAGCACGTCCTGCACCGTTTGCCGCGCTGCTTCGAGGTCGCCCAGCAGCGCCTGCGCGATCGCCAACGCGCGCAACGTCGACGTGTTGGTACGGTTCACGCGCAGCGAGCGCTGCGCGAGTTCGACCGCGCGTTCGTAGCGTCCCGCCGACAGCGCCGCCGTCGCACCGAGCGATTCATAGAAGTAACGCAGCGGATCGAGCGGCGAGAGGCGCAGCGCGCGCTCGGTTGCATCGACGGCCTGTTCGCCCTCGCCTTCGAAGGCGAGCAGCGTGCCCTTGAGAAGCCACGCAAGCGAGTCGTTCGGATTCACGTCGAGCGCCTTTTCATAGCGCCGCTGTCCCACGTCGAGCTGCTTGAGGAGATTCGTGTGCACGAAGCCGTCGATCGTCAGCGCGAGCGAGCAGTCGGGATCGGCATCGAGCGCGCGGCGCGTGCAATCGAGCGCGGCCAGCGCCTCGCCCGCGCGGTCGTCGGTCCAGCCGCGATTGAAGCGCAGCACGTGCCATTTGCCGAGCCACGCATGCGGCAAGGCCTGACGCCGGGCGCGTTCGATCAGCGCTTCGAGCATGTCGCGCGCGCGATTGAAGTCGTGCGAGACGCCGCGATGCATCAGCACGATCGCGCTCATCAGCAGCGTCGAGCTGGCGAGCGACGGCAGCGCCTGCGAGCGTGCGCGCTGCAGTTCGCGGTCGATGATCGCGCCGCTCACTTCGGCGACGATGCGGTCGATCAGTTCGTCTTCGCCGAGCATGATGTGCGTTGCGCGTCCCTTGATACTTTGCGTCCACAGGATGTGTCGCGACTTCGCTTCCGCCAGCTCCGCGACCAGCACGATCTGATCGCCCCACGAACGATACGCGCCCGACAGCACGTAGCGTGCGCCGAGAAAGGCGCTGATCTCGTCG includes:
- a CDS encoding phosphatase PAP2 family protein, which gives rise to MSGLGGAGGAGGAGGAGGAGGAGGAGGAGGAGGAGGVYDQGGGGVPCDGPLFAEAMIGHRDGIVGSWRTPQNATLNYDLQRFLPLDDYRQLWRWEPWVRATAIDFELLSNVRFSIETDAAANVQRAQLWHRPSGGGNGLKIVNLSRPSELVFQAQAEWLDFYSDLRDDRMAEILCQMGPQHAFWGMLIYLHPSRTPRTIELLDMAVRFAIFTEIRFKHAIAAPRAIEYSSQVQPMIQTPGHGSMPSGHSTQAFIVAVVLCALFNQQFGTVFYQQAMRQAYRVAVNRTVAGVHFPVDSIAGHVLGTALGEYLVARCTALLPPAPRAPLSPPNVQHNPAMYTRLQGKVTPRSFKGEAVTVADNPDFDYHEPLSPNDVANYAQLHGINANTVPGLFPFLGWDPAVVVDGSEILSWLWNQAESEWNGNSLANTQF
- a CDS encoding adenylate/guanylate cyclase domain-containing protein; amino-acid sequence: MTADSSCSSDGLARVVRTVLFMDLVESCRLIQDNEIEAAGRWRKYKAHIENAIVPTYRGRLIRTEGDGLMVTFVELRDAVAATFAIQRASNETNAGLPPPTHMLLRMGLHVTELYEDERDVYGRGVNLAARLYTLAGPGEIVVSAQVRDQLTPELDADIEDLGECHLKHFDQPVRAYRIGPPGPRPVIGPGAAFLPELRPTIAVIPFASRGGEAEQQVLGEVMADEIISSLSRTAELQVISRLSTTAFRDRDATLDEISAFLGARYVLSGAYRSWGDQIVLVAELAEAKSRHILWTQSIKGRATHIMLGEDELIDRIVAEVSGAIIDRELQRARSQALPSLASSTLLMSAIVLMHRGVSHDFNRARDMLEALIERARRQALPHAWLGKWHVLRFNRGWTDDRAGEALAALDCTRRALDADPDCSLALTIDGFVHTNLLKQLDVGQRRYEKALDVNPNDSLAWLLKGTLLAFEGEGEQAVDATERALRLSPLDPLRYFYESLGATAALSAGRYERAVELAQRSLRVNRTNTSTLRALAIAQALLGDLEAARQTVQDVLVLDPTLTVKSYLDRSPSGAYETGKIWSEALRQAGLPA